In Thunnus thynnus chromosome 4, fThuThy2.1, whole genome shotgun sequence, a genomic segment contains:
- the tmem167b gene encoding protein kish-B, translating into MTNVYSFDGILVFGLLFICTCAYLKKVPRLNSWLLSEKKGVWGVFYKAAVIGTRLHIAVAASCLVMAFYVVFLK; encoded by the exons ATGACAAATG TGTACTCTTTCGATGGCATCCTGGTGTTTGGACTGCTGTTCATCTGCACGTGTGCGTACCTCAAAAAGGTGCCTCGCCTCAACAGCTGGCTGCTGTCGGAGAAGAAAGGAGTGTGGGGAGTCTTCTACAAAG ctGCAGTGATTGGGACGCGGCTCCACATTGCCGTGGCGGCTTCCTGCCTGGTCATGGCTTTCTACGTGGTCTTCTTGAAATGA
- the si:ch211-160o17.6 gene encoding protein FAM107B isoform X1, translating to MEQRDVRKLIRFDDRTAWRTCSDQPHCSCSLLSAVSTTQSFCCFTDFSTSFFSTMRLYQGTQVSQKMDLRNRRERHHCWTVPPRQVIERQQQEGGDLIKPWRLRNPVLASPQHKALHQELLFCHRRGLLPRKRPELQCVLENKRREQLKRRELDLLPPSDLEVKLRRIQHRIQAYELEEKKRSESLRNLPEFVRVRGTLKHIQTCFL from the exons ATGGAACAACGGGACGTAAGAAAGTTAATAAGATTTGATGACAGGACAGCGTGGCGCACCTGTTCAGATCAGCCTCACTGTAGCTGCAGCTTGCTGAGCGCTGTGAGTACAACACAGAGCTTCTGTTGCTTCACAGACTTTAGCACATCTTTCTTTTCAACAATGCGCCTCTACCAGGGCACACAG GTATCACAAAAAATGGACCTTCGAAATAGAAGAG AGAGACATCACTGTTGGACGGTCCCGCCTCGCCAGGTGATTGAGAGACAACAACAGGAGGGTGGTGACCTCATCAAGCCCTGGAGGCTGCGAAATCCTGTCCTGGCTTCTCCCCAACACAAAGCCCTTCACCAAGAGCTGCTCTTCTGCCACAGACG AGGTCTGCTGCCCAGAAAAAGGCCGGAGCTGCAGTGTGTGCTGGAAAACAAACGGAGAGAGCAGCTCAAGCGCAGGGAGCTCgacctccttcctccctccgaCTTGGAAGTGAAGCTACGCAGGATACAGCACAGAATACAAGCT TATgagctggaggagaagaagaggagtgaGAGTCTGCGGAACTTACCAGAGTTTGTCCGTGTGAGAGGAACCCTGAAGCATATCCAGACTTGTTTCTTATGA
- the si:ch211-160o17.6 gene encoding protein FAM107B isoform X2, protein MEQRDVRKLIRFDDRTAWRTCSDQPHCSCSLLSAVSQKMDLRNRRERHHCWTVPPRQVIERQQQEGGDLIKPWRLRNPVLASPQHKALHQELLFCHRRGLLPRKRPELQCVLENKRREQLKRRELDLLPPSDLEVKLRRIQHRIQAYELEEKKRSESLRNLPEFVRVRGTLKHIQTCFL, encoded by the exons ATGGAACAACGGGACGTAAGAAAGTTAATAAGATTTGATGACAGGACAGCGTGGCGCACCTGTTCAGATCAGCCTCACTGTAGCTGCAGCTTGCTGAGCGCT GTATCACAAAAAATGGACCTTCGAAATAGAAGAG AGAGACATCACTGTTGGACGGTCCCGCCTCGCCAGGTGATTGAGAGACAACAACAGGAGGGTGGTGACCTCATCAAGCCCTGGAGGCTGCGAAATCCTGTCCTGGCTTCTCCCCAACACAAAGCCCTTCACCAAGAGCTGCTCTTCTGCCACAGACG AGGTCTGCTGCCCAGAAAAAGGCCGGAGCTGCAGTGTGTGCTGGAAAACAAACGGAGAGAGCAGCTCAAGCGCAGGGAGCTCgacctccttcctccctccgaCTTGGAAGTGAAGCTACGCAGGATACAGCACAGAATACAAGCT TATgagctggaggagaagaagaggagtgaGAGTCTGCGGAACTTACCAGAGTTTGTCCGTGTGAGAGGAACCCTGAAGCATATCCAGACTTGTTTCTTATGA